A single region of the Pyricularia oryzae 70-15 chromosome 4, whole genome shotgun sequence genome encodes:
- a CDS encoding arrestin domain-containing protein encodes MAASVRVSGPPNSSFLIGYPGISATLPRIEGTVEIRPSQGYSMPVAISLVRICLQRRESIHPAADNMAKKHLGTPRRETTDIVGKEHLLFRCPDGKESESVIAMDLPFVLFIPFGRGGEETNRRIPPASLQLPSRTAETYYELIVTVQQGASHQNKYHFPLPLQRYDTLSTFGMYNRPESKVATADNIVTLGISLPRWSYGPLDPITVYIKLAPNPDWLNKAKRVTINKITLSIEEEITYNPEGDEPQKKVNRISKHTQPVGTRLPEAGYTTNLGLVFPSRDLRDAEGVMRRGEPSKFPNHEVTSFTTTSTLYKVEFFLTIKASMSSARDITLRQPIVICPMDQQACKEEIEAIEQAARDASLVDPNHPYTPAKTIVLASHENSLRHLGLCIVGGQKKPLIE; translated from the exons ATGGCTGCCTCAGTGAGGGTGTCAGGCCCGCCAAACAGTAGTTTCTTGATAGGTTATCCAGGGATTTCGGCAACACTG CCACGCATAGAAGGAACCGTCGAAATTAGGCCCTCGCAGGGCTATTCGATGCCCGTCGCCATATCGCTGGTCAGGATATGTCTTCAAAGACGAGAGTCGATACACCCGGCTGCCGATAACATGGCCAAGAAGCACTTGGGTACACCCCGGCGTGAAACGACCGATATTGTTGGCAAGGAACATCTTCTGTTTCGGTGCCCTGACGGCAAGGAATCCGAGAGTGTTATCGCCATGGACCTTCCTTTCGTCCTCTTTATCCCTTTTGGTCGCGGTGGCGAGGAGACCAACAGGAGGATTCCTCCAGCATCACTTCAGCTTCCTAGTCGAACTGCCGAAACATATTACGAGCTCATAGTTACCGTCCAGCAAGGTGCCAGCCATCAAAACAAGTACCATTTCCCTCTGCCGCTCCAGAGGTACGATACCCTCTCGACGTTTGGCATGTATAATCGCCCCGAATCCAAGGTTGCGACGGCGGATAACATTGTGACTTTGGGGATCTCGTTGCCGCGCTGGAGCTACGGACCACTGGACCCGATCACCGTCTACATAAAACTTGCCCCAAACCCAGACTGGCTGAACAAGGCCAAGCGGGTTACAATCAACAAGATCACGCTAAGCATAGAGGAAGAAATCACATACAACCCAGAGGGTGACGAGCCGCAAAAAAAGGTTAATAGGATCTCCAAGCACACGCAACCGGTCGGGACTAGGCTTCCCGAGGCCGGTTACACTACGAATCTCGGGCTCGTGTTTCCATCGCGAGATCTCAGAGACGCCGAAGGGGTTATGCGTCGAGGAGAGCCATCCAAGTTTCCAAATCATGAGGTGACTTCGTTCACCACGACCTCGACTTTGTACAAGGTGGAGTTCTTTCTCACAATCAAG GCATCCATGAGCTCCGCACGTGATATCACTCTCAGGCAGCCTATCGTCATCTGCCCAATGGACCAGCAAGCCTGTAAGGAAGAAATCGAGGCCATTGAGCAAGCAGCGAGGGATGCGTCACTTGTCGATCCAAATCACCCGTATACTCCAGCCAAAACCATTGTGCTGGCTAGCCATGAGAACTCTCTTCGGCACCTGGGTCTTTGTATTGTGGGTGGGCAGAAGAAGCCTTTGATTGAATGA